The following is a genomic window from Hyphomicrobiales bacterium.
CCCTTCCTCGCCAATACTATCGAGGACGCCGGTGAGCGCGATATAATTGATATCGTGTCCGGCCGTGCGGGCGAGAGGTCCCGTCTGCCCCCAGCCGGTGATCCGCCCATAGACGAGGCTCGGATTGGCCGCGAGGCAGGCCTCCGGGCCAAGGCCGAGACGCTCCATCACACCCGGCCGGTAGCCCTCGATGAGGATATCCGCGCGTGCGATCAACGCCTTGGCCTTGGCCTGCGCTTCCGGCGTCTTGAGATCGAGCGTCAGCGTGCGGCGTCCGCGCAGGGTCGGATCGAGTTCCGCCGGCAGGTCGACCGCCGCGTCACCCGCCGTCGGCCGTTCGATGCGGACCACATCGGCGCCCATATCCGACAGCAGCATGCCGCAGAAGGGGGCCGGCCCAACGCCCTCCATCTCGATGACGCGCACGCCCGAGAGCGGTCCGGAAACGCGCATGCTCACAGCGACCGGCCTATGATTTCCTTCATGATCTCGTTGGTTCCGCCATAGATGCGCGTGACACGCGCGTCAGCAAAGGCGCGGGCGACCGGGTATTCCACCATATAGCCGTAGCCGCCATGCAGCTGCAGGCAGTTGTCGATCAGCTTGCACATGAAGTCCGTGGACCAATATTTGGCCATGGCGGCGGTCTTGCTGTCGAGCTTGCCGTCGCAGACCAGCTCAAGGCAGCGATCGACGAAGACGCGACCAATCTGAAGCTCTGTCTGCAATTCGGCCAGGGTGAAGCGATTGGCCTGGAATTCGATGATCTGCTTGCCGAAGGCCTTGCGCTCCTTCACATAGCGCAGGGTTTCCTCAAGCACCCCCTCGGCCGTGGCGATCGCGGCGAGCGCGATCTGGACGCGCTCCCACGGCAGTTCCTGCATCAGCTGCGTGAAGCCCTCGCCCTCCACGCCGAGAAGATTGGAGACTGGCACGCGGACATTGTCGAAGAACAACTCGCAGGTGTCCTGGGCCTTGTTGCCCAGCTTGTGCAGGGGCGCCCCCCGGCTGAAGCCGGGCCGGTCGGCCTCCACCAGCAGCATCGATACGCCCTTGGCGCGCTGGGTGGGATCCGTCTTGACCGCCAGCGTGACGAGATCGCAGTTGTGGCCGTTGCTGATGAAGGTCTTCTGGCCGTTGACGATGTAGTCGTCGCCATCGCGCACGGCGGTCGTCTTGATATTCGCGAGATCCGAGCCGGCGCCCGGTTCGGTGAGGCCGGCGGCGGCGATGACCTCGCCGCTGATCAGCCCCGGCAGCCAGCGCCGTTTGAGCTCGTCCGATCCATAGGCCACGATATAAGGCACAGCGATTTCCGAATGCACGGAGAAGCCGGGGCCGCTGAAACCAAGGCGCGCCTGCTCTTCGAAAATGATGGCCGCGTAGCGCCGATCGAGGCCAAGGCCGCCGTATTCTTCGGGCGCCGACGTGCAGAGAAGGCCGGCGGCGCCCGCTTTCTGCCAGAGTTCACGCGGCACGTAGCCCTGTTCTTCCCACGCCGCGTGATAGGGCGCGACCTCACGCTCGAAGAAGCGGCGCACGAGATCGCGGAAGGTTTCATGATCGCTGTCATAGATGGTGCGTTCGATCATTGGTGTCGGTCTCCTGCCGCGAGACGGCTATTATTGGTCTTCAGACGAAACGGGGCGCGCGTTTTTCCATGAAGGCGCGAACACCTTCCTCGAAATCAGCGGATGCATTCAGGAGCGCGTTGGTATCGCGCTCGAAATCGAGCTGCTCATCGAGCGTATGCCTGCCGCTGCGATCCAGCGCCTCGGTAACGAGAGCCAAGGCCGCCCGCGGCCCGTTGGCAAGATGCCGCGCCACCGTCTCGACTGCGCCTGTGAGTTCCCCGTCAGGAACGGCCTTCCAGATCAGCCCCCATTCCGCCGCCGTCGCCGCCGGCAATCTCTCGCCCAGCATCGTGAGCGCCATGGCGCGGGCGCGTCCGACGAGGCGTGGCAACAT
Proteins encoded in this region:
- the acdA gene encoding Acyl-CoA dehydrogenase, yielding MIERTIYDSDHETFRDLVRRFFEREVAPYHAAWEEQGYVPRELWQKAGAAGLLCTSAPEEYGGLGLDRRYAAIIFEEQARLGFSGPGFSVHSEIAVPYIVAYGSDELKRRWLPGLISGEVIAAAGLTEPGAGSDLANIKTTAVRDGDDYIVNGQKTFISNGHNCDLVTLAVKTDPTQRAKGVSMLLVEADRPGFSRGAPLHKLGNKAQDTCELFFDNVRVPVSNLLGVEGEGFTQLMQELPWERVQIALAAIATAEGVLEETLRYVKERKAFGKQIIEFQANRFTLAELQTELQIGRVFVDRCLELVCDGKLDSKTAAMAKYWSTDFMCKLIDNCLQLHGGYGYMVEYPVARAFADARVTRIYGGTNEIMKEIIGRSL